In the genome of Desulfovibrio desulfuricans, one region contains:
- a CDS encoding carbamoyltransferase HypF: MSNKLTVRRAFVASGQVQGVGFRPFVYRLAAEGGLTGTVGNTSEGVRMELQGTEDEVRRFGSRLRAELPPLARLTGVVEHDLQPVEGERNFRIVSSSGEAGHSVLVSPDMSVCADCLADMHDPANPRYQYAFTNCTNCGPRYTITRSIPYDRAVTSMSCFPLCPQCAAEYANPADRRFHAQPVACPACGPRLWFVDAKAAREGCTAPTAKNMNDALGRAAQTLLQGGILALKGLGGFQLACDARNAQSLRELRLRKTRPHKPLALMVGDLSTARALCALTPEHEALLQSPEKPVVLCPRREQNQSPKGAPGGPADTAWLPPEVAPDTGKVGLMLPYTPLHAVLFDRLTALAPLPPVLVMTSANAGGEPICLGNREALNRLEHLADAWLLHDRDILVRVDDSVVTLQPRLPAVADVATGTAAEPTGRAAGAGLLSEPLFYRRARGYVPRPVFLPEAEQHAPCVLGTGAELKATICLTRGREAFVGQHIGDLENPATLAFYEEVAAHLESLLQVRPEALVCDAHPDFLSTRYAEARARREGLPLWRLQHHAAHAAAVLAENSHYGPALALCLDGTGLGDDGTVWGGELLLMELDRPHWQRLGRLAPFALPGGDAAVRQPWRIALALHAMCRQAEIPLPQLPAPWLPEQAQAAAAVQEMLRRNINCPATSSCGRLFDAVAAQLGLCLNTSYEGQAAIRLEDAASRTAEPIRAALEGRARDRVAAQLIWPVGIASRQGLLELDSAGLFAQTVQAQAQGMDTGEIAARFHLSLARALAAMAGRAARKAGVHSVGLTGGVMQNATLARLLPLALAEQGLIALVHHELPPGDGGLSLGQSAWGLRMLAAGKD, translated from the coding sequence ATGAGTAACAAACTGACGGTCAGAAGAGCCTTTGTGGCCTCCGGGCAGGTGCAGGGCGTGGGTTTTCGCCCCTTTGTCTACCGGCTTGCCGCCGAGGGCGGGCTCACGGGCACGGTGGGCAATACATCCGAAGGCGTGCGCATGGAGCTGCAGGGCACGGAGGACGAGGTGCGGCGCTTTGGCAGCCGCCTGCGCGCCGAGCTGCCCCCGCTGGCCCGTCTGACGGGCGTGGTGGAGCACGACCTGCAACCGGTTGAAGGCGAACGGAATTTTCGCATTGTCTCCAGCTCTGGCGAGGCCGGGCACAGCGTGCTTGTGAGCCCCGACATGAGCGTCTGCGCCGACTGCCTGGCCGACATGCACGACCCGGCCAACCCCCGCTATCAGTACGCCTTTACCAACTGCACCAACTGCGGGCCGCGCTACACCATTACGCGGTCCATCCCTTACGACCGCGCCGTCACGTCCATGAGCTGCTTTCCCCTTTGCCCGCAGTGCGCCGCAGAGTACGCCAACCCGGCGGACAGGCGCTTTCACGCCCAGCCCGTGGCCTGCCCGGCCTGCGGCCCGCGCCTGTGGTTTGTGGACGCGAAGGCAGCCCGCGAGGGATGCACCGCCCCCACCGCCAAAAATATGAACGATGCACTTGGAAGGGCCGCGCAAACCCTGCTCCAGGGGGGGATTCTGGCGCTCAAGGGGCTGGGGGGCTTTCAGCTGGCCTGCGACGCCCGTAACGCCCAGAGTTTGCGGGAGCTGCGCCTGCGCAAGACACGCCCGCACAAGCCCCTGGCCCTGATGGTGGGCGATCTGTCCACGGCCCGCGCCCTCTGCGCCCTCACGCCAGAGCACGAGGCCCTGCTGCAAAGCCCGGAAAAGCCCGTGGTGCTCTGCCCGCGCCGGGAGCAGAACCAGTCGCCAAAGGGCGCGCCCGGCGGGCCCGCCGATACCGCATGGCTGCCGCCAGAGGTCGCGCCCGATACGGGCAAGGTGGGCCTCATGCTGCCCTACACGCCGCTGCACGCCGTACTTTTTGACCGGCTGACCGCGCTCGCGCCCCTGCCCCCGGTGCTGGTCATGACCTCGGCCAATGCGGGCGGCGAGCCCATCTGCCTTGGCAACCGCGAAGCCCTGAACCGTCTGGAGCATCTGGCCGACGCATGGCTGTTGCACGACCGCGATATTCTGGTGCGCGTGGACGACAGCGTGGTAACCCTGCAGCCGCGCCTGCCTGCTGTGGCAGACGTTGCGACAGGCACTGCTGCAGAGCCCACGGGCAGAGCTGCTGGCGCGGGCCTGCTTTCTGAACCGCTGTTTTACCGGCGCGCGCGCGGCTATGTGCCGCGACCGGTTTTTTTGCCAGAGGCGGAACAGCACGCCCCCTGCGTGCTGGGAACAGGAGCGGAGCTCAAGGCCACCATCTGCCTGACGCGCGGGCGCGAGGCCTTTGTGGGCCAGCACATCGGCGATCTGGAAAACCCCGCCACGCTGGCTTTTTATGAGGAGGTGGCCGCCCACCTTGAAAGCCTGCTGCAAGTGCGCCCCGAGGCACTGGTGTGCGACGCGCATCCCGATTTTCTTTCCACCCGCTATGCCGAGGCCCGCGCCCGGCGCGAAGGCCTGCCCCTGTGGCGCTTGCAGCACCACGCCGCCCACGCCGCCGCTGTATTGGCCGAAAACAGCCACTATGGCCCGGCCCTGGCCCTCTGCCTTGACGGCACGGGCCTTGGCGACGACGGCACGGTCTGGGGCGGGGAGCTGCTGCTTATGGAGCTTGATCGGCCGCACTGGCAACGGCTGGGCCGCCTTGCCCCCTTTGCCCTGCCGGGCGGCGACGCGGCGGTGCGCCAACCCTGGCGCATTGCGTTGGCCCTGCACGCCATGTGCCGGCAGGCGGAGATTCCCCTTCCCCAGCTGCCCGCACCCTGGCTGCCGGAACAGGCGCAGGCCGCTGCCGCCGTGCAGGAGATGCTGCGGCGCAACATCAACTGCCCGGCCACGTCCAGCTGCGGGCGGCTCTTTGACGCCGTGGCCGCCCAACTGGGGCTGTGCCTGAACACAAGTTACGAGGGGCAGGCGGCCATCCGGCTTGAAGATGCCGCCAGCCGGACGGCGGAACCCATACGGGCGGCGCTGGAAGGCCGGGCGCGCGACAGGGTTGCGGCCCAGCTGATCTGGCCTGTGGGCATTGCCAGCAGGCAGGGGCTGCTTGAGCTGGACAGCGCGGGCCTGTTTGCCCAGACGGTTCAGGCTCAGGCGCAGGGCATGGATACCGGCGAAATCGCCGCGCGTTTCCACCTGAGCCTTGCGCGAGCGCTGGCGGCCATGGCTGGCCGCGCCGCACGCAAGGCTGGCGTGCACTCGGTAGGGTTGACCGGCGGGGTGATGCAAAACGCCACGCTGGCGCGGCTGTTGCCGCTGGCGCTGGCCGAGCAGGGGCTCATTGCCCTCGTTCACCACGAGCTGCCGCCCGGCGACGGGGGGCTTTCGCTCGGGCAGTCGGCGTGGGGCCTCAGGATGCTGGCCGCAGGCAAAGACTGA
- a CDS encoding helix-turn-helix domain-containing protein encodes MPPVRTIGSRIRGFREEREVDLHTLSQNTGLAEDYLEKLESDAIYPCIGPLQKVARALGVRLGTFLDDQYSRDPVMSRISDEAEADEALHTGRVPRPSYTYHALAKGKHDRNMEPFHIRIYPDNGERKTTSHQGEEFICVLKGELLVVYGRETRVLKPGETIYYNSIVPHYVGAAGDEPVEFLAVTYNP; translated from the coding sequence ATGCCCCCCGTGCGTACCATCGGTTCCCGCATCCGTGGATTCCGCGAAGAGCGTGAAGTGGATCTGCATACTCTTTCCCAAAATACGGGCCTTGCGGAAGACTATCTTGAAAAGCTGGAATCAGACGCGATTTACCCCTGCATCGGCCCCCTGCAAAAGGTGGCCCGCGCCCTCGGCGTGCGCCTGGGCACGTTTTTGGACGACCAGTATTCGCGCGATCCCGTGATGAGCCGCATCAGCGACGAGGCCGAGGCCGATGAAGCTTTGCACACAGGCCGCGTGCCCCGTCCCAGCTACACCTACCACGCGCTGGCCAAGGGCAAGCACGACCGCAACATGGAGCCGTTCCACATCCGCATTTACCCCGACAACGGCGAGCGCAAAACCACCTCGCATCAGGGCGAGGAATTTATTTGCGTGCTCAAGGGCGAGCTGCTTGTGGTCTATGGGCGCGAAACACGCGTGCTCAAACCGGGCGAGACCATCTACTACAATTCCATTGTGCCCCACTATGTGGGGGCGGCGGGCGACGAACCCGTGGAATTTCTGGCCGTGACATACAATCCTTAA